In a single window of the Ignavibacteria bacterium genome:
- a CDS encoding ion transporter — translation MAEYFRKIVDSKSFQYFIIGVIVAAGVVVGLETYHGLMETHGALLHLLDQIILYIFVAEILLKIGAKGSKPWEFFYDGWNVFDFIIVAVCFMPVGGAYIAVLRLARILRVFRLVSALPKLQILVGALLKSIPSMSYVGILLSLLFYIYAVIGTFMFGQNDPMHFGTLQVSMMTLFKTITLEGWIDFMNTQVFGSDVYGYENFPDVARVPSAHPIAAPVYFVSFILLGTMIMLNLFIGVIINGMEETNKEEEIKELAKIREQLKNITVEEEINLISEDLNKINENLKLLKNRLNTIKAV, via the coding sequence ATGGCAGAATATTTCAGAAAGATCGTTGATTCAAAAAGCTTCCAGTATTTTATTATAGGGGTTATTGTTGCCGCAGGTGTTGTTGTGGGACTGGAAACTTACCATGGGCTGATGGAAACCCACGGTGCGCTACTGCACCTGCTTGACCAGATAATTTTATACATATTTGTTGCTGAGATCCTGTTAAAGATCGGTGCAAAAGGCTCTAAGCCATGGGAATTTTTTTACGACGGCTGGAATGTATTTGATTTCATAATTGTGGCAGTATGTTTTATGCCCGTAGGCGGAGCCTACATTGCAGTACTAAGGCTTGCGAGGATATTAAGGGTATTCAGGCTGGTAAGCGCGCTGCCAAAGCTGCAGATACTTGTCGGCGCATTGCTTAAAAGTATCCCTTCTATGAGTTATGTTGGAATACTGCTTTCACTTCTTTTTTACATTTACGCGGTAATTGGAACATTCATGTTCGGTCAGAATGACCCGATGCATTTCGGCACACTTCAGGTTTCCATGATGACCCTGTTCAAGACCATTACTCTTGAAGGATGGATAGATTTTATGAACACTCAGGTATTCGGTTCAGATGTTTACGGTTATGAGAATTTTCCTGATGTTGCCAGGGTTCCTTCGGCTCACCCGATAGCAGCCCCGGTTTATTTTGTAAGCTTTATACTGCTAGGTACAATGATCATGCTGAATTTATTCATCGGTGTTATCATAAACGGTATGGAAGAGACCAATAAAGAAGAAGAAATTAAGGAGCTTGCAAAAATCCGTGAACAGCTGAAGAACATTACAGTTGAAGAAGAAATAAACCTGATCTCCGAAGACCTGAATAAAATCAATGAAAACCTTAAGCTGCTGAAGAACAGACTTAATACGATTAAAGCCGTCTAG
- a CDS encoding AI-2E family transporter, which produces MNDKKKLAQFILLMAITFLMIYLCWLMIKPLVSVLLWSSILVIIFFPLYKKLVSKIKNHTLSAIITILASLLIFIIPLTLISAAVVNELAGIASTTVSSVQEMINHPESGQLKYIYEYISRYVNIEEFVKSDELKSLAARLSETALQASWYVLGGVAGTLVSIFFAIFTMYYLFRDGEKIVADLPNILPLENDQAKELIKSTSDLISATIRGSLMVALIQGVLAGFMFWILGIPSYLVLGMVTMIFALIPTGGTAFVTGPVIIILALTGEYWKAGVLLIYASLVIGMVDNFLLPRLIKQKAKMNELFVFFSVIGGIQLFGILGLFLGPIILAIAIGLLTVFKGGKINKEQITVQ; this is translated from the coding sequence ATGAACGATAAGAAAAAGCTTGCTCAGTTCATCCTTTTGATGGCGATCACATTCCTGATGATCTATCTTTGCTGGCTTATGATCAAGCCTCTGGTATCTGTACTGTTATGGTCATCAATACTTGTGATCATCTTTTTCCCTTTATATAAAAAGCTGGTTTCAAAAATAAAAAATCATACCTTAAGCGCAATTATAACAATACTTGCCTCTTTGCTTATATTTATTATCCCGCTTACTCTCATTTCAGCTGCGGTAGTAAATGAGCTTGCCGGAATTGCATCCACTACTGTGAGCAGCGTACAGGAAATGATCAACCATCCTGAAAGCGGGCAGCTGAAATATATATATGAATATATCAGCCGTTACGTTAATATCGAAGAATTTGTAAAATCTGATGAACTGAAAAGCCTTGCTGCCCGTTTAAGTGAAACAGCGCTCCAGGCTTCCTGGTATGTGCTTGGCGGGGTAGCAGGCACGCTGGTAAGTATCTTTTTTGCTATTTTCACTATGTATTATCTATTCAGAGATGGTGAAAAAATTGTTGCCGATCTTCCAAATATCCTTCCGCTTGAAAATGACCAGGCAAAAGAGCTGATAAAAAGTACAAGCGATCTTATTAGCGCAACAATTCGGGGTTCACTTATGGTAGCATTAATTCAGGGCGTCCTTGCAGGCTTTATGTTCTGGATTCTTGGTATCCCAAGTTACCTGGTGTTGGGTATGGTAACAATGATATTTGCACTGATACCGACAGGAGGTACTGCTTTTGTAACCGGTCCGGTAATAATAATACTTGCGCTGACTGGCGAATACTGGAAAGCCGGAGTCCTGCTTATTTATGCCTCACTGGTTATCGGAATGGTGGATAACTTCCTGCTGCCAAGGCTGATAAAACAAAAAGCTAAAATGAATGAGCTTTTTGTTTTCTTCTCAGTAATTGGAGGTATACAGTTATTCGGAATACTGGGATTATTCCTCGGTCCAATAATACTTGCAATTGCAATTGGATTACTTACAGTATTCAAAGGCGGTAAAATAAATAAGGAACAGATCACGGTGCAGTAA
- a CDS encoding AAA family ATPase translates to MNKTEYFIFTGAMGAGKTTVLNELKSCGFLCINEPARIILKEQRSAGGRGVPETDPELFNELMLEKMIGDFNENLNSGEPVLFDRGIPDVIAYAELLGTDALKSKIASEKYIYNRTVFAFNAWKEIYTNDEERKMSFNLAEKFGINVKKIYKDSGYEIIDVPFLPLKERADFIKNIIIEIYKAK, encoded by the coding sequence TTGAATAAAACTGAATATTTCATATTCACCGGTGCAATGGGAGCGGGCAAAACCACAGTTTTGAATGAACTTAAAAGCTGCGGCTTTTTGTGTATCAATGAACCTGCAAGGATTATTCTAAAAGAACAGCGTTCAGCCGGCGGCAGGGGAGTGCCGGAAACCGATCCGGAATTATTTAATGAGTTAATGCTTGAAAAAATGATCGGTGATTTCAACGAAAATCTGAATTCCGGTGAACCTGTTTTGTTTGATAGAGGTATCCCCGATGTAATTGCCTATGCAGAGCTGCTTGGAACAGATGCCTTGAAATCTAAAATTGCATCAGAGAAATATATTTATAACAGAACAGTTTTTGCTTTTAATGCCTGGAAAGAAATTTATACTAATGACGAAGAACGGAAAATGAGCTTTAATTTAGCTGAAAAGTTCGGGATAAATGTAAAAAAAATCTATAAAGATTCAGGGTATGAAATTATTGATGTTCCTTTTCTGCCTCTAAAAGAAAGAGCTGATTTCATAAAAAATATTATTATTGAAATTTATAAGGCTAAATAG
- a CDS encoding 16S rRNA (uracil(1498)-N(3))-methyltransferase — protein MEYYYTSKQYISQSSLTIVDDEAKHLARVLRKQSGEEIFVTDGCGMVYKCNIGAIAKNIIECSIKESFSFINEPKTKINLYQGLIKNPDRLEFSIEKSVELGVNSFHTVITENTINKTTDKTERWQAIALSAMKQSQRCILPIVYSPVNFSESVNNSNAGLRLIADEKEIHSRIKLEDIPDGLTSIDLFIGPEGGFTKEETELAVSKGFKVLDLGKRKYRSETASVYTISNLIKY, from the coding sequence ATGGAATATTACTATACATCTAAGCAGTATATATCACAAAGCTCATTAACCATTGTTGATGATGAAGCAAAACATCTTGCTCGCGTTCTGCGTAAACAATCCGGTGAAGAAATTTTTGTGACTGATGGCTGCGGAATGGTATATAAATGTAATATTGGCGCAATAGCAAAGAACATTATTGAATGCAGCATAAAAGAAAGCTTCAGTTTTATTAATGAGCCAAAAACCAAGATTAATCTTTACCAGGGATTGATAAAAAATCCCGACAGGCTGGAGTTTTCAATTGAAAAATCAGTTGAGCTTGGAGTAAATTCATTTCATACAGTAATAACTGAAAACACTATAAACAAAACCACAGATAAAACCGAAAGATGGCAGGCTATTGCTCTTTCTGCAATGAAGCAGTCACAGCGCTGCATTTTGCCTATAGTGTATTCACCGGTTAATTTTTCCGAATCTGTAAATAATTCCAATGCCGGTTTAAGGCTGATTGCAGATGAAAAAGAAATACACAGCAGGATAAAGTTAGAGGATATACCCGATGGCTTGACTTCAATTGATCTGTTCATAGGTCCGGAAGGCGGTTTTACGAAAGAAGAAACAGAGCTTGCAGTTTCAAAAGGATTTAAAGTTCTGGATCTTGGGAAGCGAAAATACCGCAGTGAAACTGCTTCGGTTTATACAATTTCGAACCTTATTAAGTATTAA
- a CDS encoding ATP-binding cassette domain-containing protein, with protein MPEILLNVENLKKYFPIKKGLLSKTVGYVKAVDDVSFKINKGETLGLVGESGCGKTTIGRTLLRLIEPTGGKVEFEGKDVTAMDNNDLKKLRKDMQIIFQDPYSSLNPRMTVGGMITEILKYHEIAEGEKAEKMVMDLLERVGLSRLHARRYPHEFSGGQRQRIGIARALSVEPKFIVCDEPVSALDVSIQSQIINLLQDLQKELGLTYLFISHDLSVVEHISDRVAVMYLGQIVEISDCKELYANTKHPYSEALLSAVPIPDPKQKRKRIILTGDVPSPANVPTGCYFHPRCPKIIKGECEHIRPLLASLNQSTHEVKCLLYPESYPTKDMKAA; from the coding sequence ATGCCTGAAATCCTGCTGAATGTAGAAAACCTCAAGAAGTACTTCCCTATCAAAAAGGGTCTTCTTTCAAAAACCGTTGGTTATGTTAAAGCTGTGGATGACGTATCATTCAAGATCAACAAGGGTGAAACCCTTGGGCTGGTTGGTGAATCAGGATGCGGAAAAACAACTATCGGCAGAACACTTTTAAGGCTTATAGAGCCTACCGGCGGAAAAGTTGAGTTTGAGGGCAAAGATGTTACCGCAATGGATAACAATGATCTTAAAAAGCTCCGCAAAGATATGCAGATCATTTTCCAGGACCCGTATTCATCGCTTAATCCAAGAATGACTGTAGGCGGTATGATAACTGAAATTTTAAAATATCATGAAATTGCCGAAGGCGAAAAAGCTGAAAAAATGGTAATGGACCTGCTTGAAAGAGTTGGTTTATCCAGGCTTCATGCAAGAAGGTATCCCCATGAATTTTCAGGCGGACAAAGACAGCGTATCGGGATAGCAAGAGCGCTTTCTGTAGAGCCGAAATTCATAGTTTGCGATGAACCTGTATCAGCTTTGGATGTATCCATTCAGTCACAGATCATAAATCTATTGCAGGACCTGCAGAAAGAATTAGGCTTAACTTACCTGTTTATTTCACACGACCTATCTGTAGTTGAACATATAAGTGACAGGGTTGCAGTAATGTATCTCGGGCAGATAGTAGAAATTTCTGACTGTAAAGAGCTTTATGCAAATACCAAACATCCTTACTCAGAAGCTCTGCTTTCAGCTGTTCCAATACCTGACCCGAAACAAAAACGCAAACGTATCATTCTGACAGGTGATGTTCCTTCTCCTGCAAATGTTCCAACGGGATGTTATTTCCACCCGCGCTGCCCGAAAATCATTAAAGGCGAATGCGAACACATAAGGCCGCTGCTTGCATCATTGAACCAGTCAACTCATGAAGTTAAATGCTTATTGTATCCTGAAAGTTACCCTACAAAGGATATGAAGGCTGCATAA